The window CAGGTAAAtatttctgttttggatctATTTGGCTGCACTTCTGTTCTCATTTCCTGCAAGCAGAGGCCATTCATGACAGTCTGATGTGTTTGGTATCTTTTTGTATGGTGAACAATGGGAATAGTGACACCTGAATGTTTGGTTGACCAATTCCAAAAGATTTTCCAGACTCTGGATCTTCATTAAATTGGATGTTCAAAATCATAATTTACTGCAATCTGTCCAGTAGTGAGTAGTAAGTTCAGTTAATTTGTTCATGGACTGGGTGGTTAATTATCATCTGACATGATCAGCTTCTGTAATAGTAAGTTTCATTGCCAAAATGTAGCCATAACAACCAGTGATTCTCCCCGGTCCATGCCCATCCTAACGCTCTTTGCCGAAGTTCTTCACTGTGGCCTAAGTAATGATTCCACCCCTTCCTACTCCCCAAATTCTTTTTCGCACCAAAATGTGCTATTATGTTGTTGATCTTTCTTTCAGTCTTCCTTATAGGTgcttttttgtcatttgtatttAATTATTGGTTACATTTGGAATATGCTACTATTTTATGGTCTACAGGTAGTGGACAAAGATGGGAGAGCTTAAGAAAGTCGAAGAAATACCAAAATCTAGTCCGTTGGTTCAATTCAATAGCAGCCGAATACAATGTATTGTTAAATGAATTCACAGCGGTATATATTGGGAAAAGAGGTCTTGGAAAGCCATTAATGATCAAACCAAAGGAAGGCGAGCAGCGTGTTAATCAATCAACAAGTGTGAATGGGGAAAGTAATGAGAAGGGGAAGGTTGGCACTCGACCCACATTTGAAGTTGATCTTCCCGATGCTAAAATTGGAGAGGTCTGCTTGCGGTTTGCACCAGAACCCAGTGGGTATCTTCACATAGGGCACTCAAAAGCTGCACTCTTGAATCAGTATTTTGCTCAAAGATACCAAGGTCGTATGATTATTCGTTTTGACGACACCAATCCCTCAAAAGAAAGCAATGAATTTGTTGACAATCTGCTAAAAGACATTGAGACACTGGGCATCAAGTACGAGAAGGTTACATACACTTCAGATTACTTCCCACAGTTGATGGAAATGGCTGAAAGATTGATACATCAAGGGAAGGCTTATGTTGATGATACACCCAGGGAACAGATGCAGAAAGAAAGGATGGATGGTATTGAATCAAAATTTAGGAATAATAGCCCTGAGAAGAATTTGGAATTGTGGAAAGAGATGATTGCAGGATCTGATAGGGGATTGCAGTGCTGTCTCCGTGGTAAGCTGGACATGCAAGACCCAAATAAGTCACTTCGAGATCCAGTGTACTATCGGTGCAACCCAGTTCCTCACCATCGTATTGGGTCCAAGTATAAGATATACCCTACATATGATTTTGCATGTCCttttgttgatgcttttgaaggTATATCACATGCTCTACGATCTAGTGAATACCATGATCGGAACGCGCAGTATTACAGAATTCTTGAGGATATGGGATTGCGCAAGGTTCACATTTATGAATTTAGTCGGTTGAATATGGTATACACACTTCTCAGTaagaggaagcttctttggTTTGTTCAAAATGGAAAAGTTGATGGATGGGATGATCCTCGTTTCCCAACTGTGCAAGGAATAGTGCGAAGaggtttgaagattgaagccttGATACAATTCATTCTGGAACAGGTGAGATATCATATTGGCAGTCTAATGTGATTTgtgaattttttatattttctatatatatttttagggaagcagttttctgtccgggagtgtggcctacgccagcactcccctgtgtctatctctctcctcgttaaaacaagggggcagaggtgtcttttcacatggggaggaaagagatagactcatggaagtgctggtgtaggccacactcccggacagagatctttttcccatatttttatttttttccttttaaatttaTGTTATAAATGTTCTACATTGGTAGACTGTTTGCTGTGCACTTCAGGGTCATAGTTGACCTCATGCACTTGCTGCTTGTTTTTTTCCAGGTGCATATGAAGGTTTGGCGGGGGTATACTTAACCTAATCTACCTGGCTACCTCTCCCCTGCCATTCCCTATTCCACCTTCTCCATCCGTGTATCTGCACATTTATGCATGCATATgtacacacatgcacacacacaatTGGCACTTTTTTCAGTGCCAATAATTTTGTATGGGGTATACTCAACCTGTTCGTATTTCATGAATAACTCTTTTGAACCTATCTGGGATCATCTTCACCATCTAATGTGCACAGCTTTTCATAATGATAACACCcaccccccctaaaaaaaaaaaaacaaaaaggagggcGGGGGGATTGATGGGCAAACAGATCAGTGGTCTTTCTTCCATTACACAAACCAATAGTTCGCTTCTATTCAGTGGATCCTAGGATCATTCTTCTAAGCATCAACAAGGGTTGGCTTATAACCATTACAATATCTAGTTTAACCTTAACCTATTATGACTTTCCTTTGGATAcacttctcttatttgtatttTTCGACAAGCTATTCTAATAGACACTCAGGGTCCAAAACAACTACAGCAACAATGCCGTCGGCATTGGATAAGCCCTATTCAAGATATGAAGAACTCATTCTCAACCTGTTCATAAAAGAGAAGCAATTGAAGGAGATGAAAAACCGAATTCAACCATGGAAATCACTTGTCGTTGGTGGCACACAATTACCATCTTATCTGGCTTCCCTTCACGTTAAGTTTTAGGAGGTGTAGATGGGGTCTTGAATAGTCTGTGGTTTAAACTGCCAGACTCTTCTATCCTAACAAGCTGGCATGTTGTATAGCACACTAAGCGTATGGTTACGATTATTTGTTCAAATTTAATATGTAGTTTGCCAATGATTTGCAATCTCAGAATCTCCCTATGCATGCAAATTTATAGTTATGACTTCTTTTTGCTGTACTTTCTATGgttcttttgtttcatttctgTTAATTTTGGTTACATCGGAACTCTGTTAAATGCTTGAAAGGCTAATCTGCACTTTGATATCATTGTTTTTTGGGCTTTAGGGCGCCTCGAAAAATCTCAATCTCATGGAGTGGGACAAACTGTGGACCATTAATAAGAAGATAATTGATCCAATATGTCCTAGGCATACAGCAGTAGTTGAAGAACAGCGTGTGATGTTGACCCTTATGGATGGACCTGAGAAACCGTTTGTCCGTATAATACCTAGGCATAAGAAATATGAAGGGGCTGGAAGCAAAGCTACAACATACACGAAGAAAATATGGATAGATCATGCTGATGCACTCTGTGTCTCACAGAGTGAGGAGATAACTTTAATGGATTGGGGGAATGTAATAACTAAAGAAATTGTAAAGGACCAAGATGGAAATGTCACTGGATTGGTTGGAGCTTTGCACCTTGAAGGCTCTGTTAAGACCACCAAGTTGAAGCTTACGTGGCTACCTGTAATGGATGAGCTTGTTAATCTATCCTTGTTTGAGTTCGACTATTTGATCACCAAGAAGAAGGTAAATGCTTAAAAATAGTTAGTGGTTGTTTTTGTTGTCtttcaacaccccccccccccccaaaaaaaaaaagcgccTCATGTTCTTCCTCAATTGTCCTTATTGCTTCCTGGtcttataatttcatttttgataTCTGTGCTTTGTAAAAGTTATAAACATATATTAGTGTTGATCTCTGTATCTGTTATGATGATACTGCAGCTggaagaaggggaggatttTCTTGATGTTCTTAACCCTTGTACAAAAAAGGAAACTGCTGCACTTGGGGATTCCAACATGCGCAACCTGAAGCGTGGGGAGGTAATACAGCTGGAGAGGAAGGGCTACTTCAGGTGTGATGTTCCATTTATTAGATCTTCAAAGCCTATTGTTCTATTTGCAATCCCAGATGGTAGGCAACAAGCATCACTCAGATGATCAGAGAATCTCCAAACTTGACCAACTCGTGAGCAACAATTGCTTAGTGTAACGATATATCAAGCTGTAGCCACTGGCCTCGTTTCAGTTGTCTTGGAAGGGAATACATTTCTGACCTTCCCTCTTCTTTCCCTGCTGTTACTCAAACATTCTACTTTCTGTTTAGATCTCAGACAGCAGTTTCGACTGCTACCATGAGATTGATTACATGTGAGGTCCCCATTGGCCGGAGTTTCAACTTGAGTTTTACATACATATTCAGGGAAGCTTATTTTGATGTCTCTGGTCTTTTCATATTCATGATATCTTCAATCTACTCTGTAGTTTCTTTCCGACGTTTCTTACACAACCCAGGTGAACCAGATGAAGAAACTGATCAAGTCTGCAAGGGAGCAAACTTGATTCAAAAGATAGGTGGAGTGGAAGGTTGTGGTGATGGGGCAGCCGATTAAAGGTGATGAGCTACCtggataggggtaatttagggttttaaaaatacAAGGGGAGTAGGAGAGGTATTAGTTTAAATGTAGgggaataaaataaacaaagttTAAGCCTCCTCATCTGGAAATGTCTAGCCACCTACCAGGCACTGTCAGCTCATGCCCCGTGTATCATCCACAATCCAACGTCACCAATCTCACGGTCTCACTACCCTGCATCTGTCTCTCATTAATTGGTTCAGTTCTGAGTTTCGTAGAGAAATCCCACCACCCTTGGGTTTCTCCACTTCTACCAAAGTCTCATGACCACCGGGACCACCCCCATATTTATGAGAAATGATTACTGTGGGCAAGTGTAGCACCCACGCAAAATGATTGCCTTGGCCCCATGAAAGTCAGAAATGATATCCTACTTGATGCTTCCACTCAGCACTCTTAATGACTGTGCAGAGGCCACGTTTCTCTACAGGAAACACTGCCCTACCCATCATCAATGGCTTCCATGAGCAGAACAGGTTAGTGCCATAATCCAATTGATTCAAAGAAAGTATTTAAGTGCAGTTGCCAGGCCCAATGGGCTCAATCATTGTTTTGGTAGAGATGTAACTCAGGCTGGTGAAGCAGGTCTAACTACCGAACCTGATATTCTGAAATCTGAAAGTCACGGGACCCCATTCGGAC is drawn from Telopea speciosissima isolate NSW1024214 ecotype Mountain lineage chromosome 1, Tspe_v1, whole genome shotgun sequence and contains these coding sequences:
- the LOC122667884 gene encoding glutamate--tRNA ligase, cytoplasmic, producing the protein MMEMTLSFAADSPPLSVIAAAKIGGIFITPDSSLPSGSTPFFQFSCGLKLRGTTVLLRYLGRVAAIPNFYGQDALEAGQIDEWLEYAFIFSRGSEFESGCSYVDDYLLLRTFLVGSSLSVADIAIWAGLAGSGQRWESLRKSKKYQNLVRWFNSIAAEYNVLLNEFTAVYIGKRGLGKPLMIKPKEGEQRVNQSTSVNGESNEKGKVGTRPTFEVDLPDAKIGEVCLRFAPEPSGYLHIGHSKAALLNQYFAQRYQGRMIIRFDDTNPSKESNEFVDNLLKDIETLGIKYEKVTYTSDYFPQLMEMAERLIHQGKAYVDDTPREQMQKERMDGIESKFRNNSPEKNLELWKEMIAGSDRGLQCCLRGKLDMQDPNKSLRDPVYYRCNPVPHHRIGSKYKIYPTYDFACPFVDAFEGISHALRSSEYHDRNAQYYRILEDMGLRKVHIYEFSRLNMVYTLLSKRKLLWFVQNGKVDGWDDPRFPTVQGIVRRGLKIEALIQFILEQGASKNLNLMEWDKLWTINKKIIDPICPRHTAVVEEQRVMLTLMDGPEKPFVRIIPRHKKYEGAGSKATTYTKKIWIDHADALCVSQSEEITLMDWGNVITKEIVKDQDGNVTGLVGALHLEGSVKTTKLKLTWLPVMDELVNLSLFEFDYLITKKKLEEGEDFLDVLNPCTKKETAALGDSNMRNLKRGEVIQLERKGYFRCDVPFIRSSKPIVLFAIPDGRQQASLR